Proteins encoded in a region of the Papio anubis isolate 15944 chromosome 14, Panubis1.0, whole genome shotgun sequence genome:
- the EGR4 gene encoding early growth response protein 4 isoform X2, with protein sequence MLHLSEFSEPDALLVKSTEGCCAEPSAELPRLPARDAPAATGYPGGDFLSWALNSCSASGDLADSCFLEGPAPTPPPGLSYSGSFFIQAVPEHPHDPEALFNLMSGILGLAPFPGPEAAASRSPLDASFPAGPDALLPGPPDLYSPDLGAVPFPEAFWEASPCAGAPSQCLYEPQLSPPDVKPGLRAPPASPALDAASAFKGPYAPWELLSVGAPGNCGSQGGYQTAPEARFPAIGTKIEDLLSISCPAELPAVPANRLYPSGAYDAFPLAPGDLGEGAEGLPGLLTPPSGEGGSSGDGGEFLVSTQPQLSPLGLRSAAAADFPKPLVADIPGSSGVAAPPVPPPPPTPFPPAKVRRKGRRGGKCSTRCFCPRPHAKAFACPVESCVRSFARSDELNRHLRIHTGHKPFQCRICLRNFSRSDHLTTHVRTHTGEKPFACDVCGRRFARSDEKKRHSKVHLKQKARAEERLKGLGFYSLGLSFASL encoded by the exons ATGCTCCACCTTAGCGAGTTTTCCGAACCCGACGCGCTCCTGGTCAAGTCCACTGAAGGCTGTTGCGCCGAACCCAGCGCTGAATTGCCCCGGCTGCCCGCCAGGGACGCTCCCGCGGCCACCGGCTACCCTGGAG GCGACTTCTTGAGCTGGGCTTTGAACAGCTGCAGCGCAAGTGGGGACTTAGCCGACTCCTGCTTCCTGGAGGGGCCTGCGCCCACACCCCCTCCCGGCCTCAGCTACAGCGGTAGCTTCTTCATTCAGGCAGTGCCTGAACACCCGCACGACCCGGAGGCACTCTTCAACCTCATGTCGGGCATCTTAGGCCTGGCACCGTTCCCCGGTCCAGAGGCAGCAGCGTCCAGATCCCCGCTGGATGCCTCTTTTCCCGCGGGGCCCGATGCCTTGCTGCCGGGTCCGCCGGACCTTTACTCCCCAGATCTGGGCGCTGTCCCCTTCCCAGAGGCGTTCTGGGAGGCCTCGCCTTGCGCGGGCGCCCCCTCGCAGTGCCTGTATGAGCCTCAGCTCTCCCCGCCCGACGTCAAGCCCGGCCTCCGGGCGCCTCCCGCCTCGCCAGCGCTGGACGCTGCCTCTGCCTTTAAGGGTCCCTACGCGCCCTGGGAGCTGCTTTCTGTGGGGGCCCCGGGGAACTGTGGGTCACAGGGAGGCTACCAGACCGCCCCCGAGGCTCGTTTTCCCGCAATAGGGACCAAGATTGAGGACTTGCTGTCCATCAGCTGCCCTGCGGAACTGCCGGCCGTCCCAGCCAACAGACTCTACCCTAGCGGGGCCTACGACGCTTTCCCGCTGGCCCCGGGTGACTTAGGGGAGGGGGCTGAGGGCCTCCCTGGGCTCCTCACCCCTCctagtggggagggagggagtagCGGCGACGGCGGAGAGTTTCTAGTCAGTACGCAGCCTCAGCTTTCCCCGCTGGGCCTTCGCAGCGCCGCCGCGGCTGACTTCCCCAAACCTCTGGTGGCGGACATCCCTGGAAGCAGCGGCGTGGCTGCACCACCCGTGCCGCCACCGCCGCCCACCCCTTTCCCCCCGGCCAAGGTGCGACGCAAGGGGCGCCGTGGCGGCAAATGCAGCACACGCTGCTTCTGCCCGCGGCCGCACGCCAAGGCCTTCGCTTGCCCGGTGGAGAGTTGTGTGCGGAGCTTTGCGCGCTCCGACGAGCTCAATCGCCACCTGCGCATCCACACGGGCCACAAACCCTTCCAGTGCCGCATCTGCCTCCGCAACTTCAGCCGCAGCGACCACCTCACCACGCACGTGCGCACCCACACCGGCGAGAAGCCCTTTGCTTGCGACGTGTGCGGCCGCCGCTTCGCGCGCAGTGATGAGAAGAAACGGCACAGCAAGGTGCACCTCAAGCAGAAGGCGCGCGCCGAGGAGCGGCTCAAGGGCCTCGGCTTTTACTCGCTGGGCCTCTCCTTTGCCTCCCTCTGA
- the EGR4 gene encoding early growth response protein 4 isoform X1 yields MAVARGVGSPEPAPPQLYKWGGCGLGEPGCALERRGAAARGRCGRVRAPRLPDSFHRGECPKPGARAPRSARCGEPLPPASPPPARPQAQRERPRAPHSRRRAMLHLSEFSEPDALLVKSTEGCCAEPSAELPRLPARDAPAATGYPGAGDFLSWALNSCSASGDLADSCFLEGPAPTPPPGLSYSGSFFIQAVPEHPHDPEALFNLMSGILGLAPFPGPEAAASRSPLDASFPAGPDALLPGPPDLYSPDLGAVPFPEAFWEASPCAGAPSQCLYEPQLSPPDVKPGLRAPPASPALDAASAFKGPYAPWELLSVGAPGNCGSQGGYQTAPEARFPAIGTKIEDLLSISCPAELPAVPANRLYPSGAYDAFPLAPGDLGEGAEGLPGLLTPPSGEGGSSGDGGEFLVSTQPQLSPLGLRSAAAADFPKPLVADIPGSSGVAAPPVPPPPPTPFPPAKVRRKGRRGGKCSTRCFCPRPHAKAFACPVESCVRSFARSDELNRHLRIHTGHKPFQCRICLRNFSRSDHLTTHVRTHTGEKPFACDVCGRRFARSDEKKRHSKVHLKQKARAEERLKGLGFYSLGLSFASL; encoded by the exons ATGGCAGTGGCCCGGGGAGTCGGAAGCCCGGAGCCAGCGCCGCCGCAGCTATATAAGTGGGGGGGCTGTGGGTTGGGGGAGCCCGGCTGCGCTTTGGAGAGGCGAGGAGCCGCCGCCCGAGGCCGGTGCGGGCGAGTGAGGGCGCCGCGGCTCCCCGACTCCTTTCACAGAGGTGAGTGCCCGAAGCCAGGAGCCCGGGCGCCTAGGTCTGCGCGCTGTGGGGAACCCCTACCGCCAGCCTCCCCGCCACCCGCGCGCCCCCAAGCCCAGCGGGAGAGGCCCCGGGCGCCCCACAGCCGGCGCCGCGCCATGCTCCACCTTAGCGAGTTTTCCGAACCCGACGCGCTCCTGGTCAAGTCCACTGAAGGCTGTTGCGCCGAACCCAGCGCTGAATTGCCCCGGCTGCCCGCCAGGGACGCTCCCGCGGCCACCGGCTACCCTGGAG CAGGCGACTTCTTGAGCTGGGCTTTGAACAGCTGCAGCGCAAGTGGGGACTTAGCCGACTCCTGCTTCCTGGAGGGGCCTGCGCCCACACCCCCTCCCGGCCTCAGCTACAGCGGTAGCTTCTTCATTCAGGCAGTGCCTGAACACCCGCACGACCCGGAGGCACTCTTCAACCTCATGTCGGGCATCTTAGGCCTGGCACCGTTCCCCGGTCCAGAGGCAGCAGCGTCCAGATCCCCGCTGGATGCCTCTTTTCCCGCGGGGCCCGATGCCTTGCTGCCGGGTCCGCCGGACCTTTACTCCCCAGATCTGGGCGCTGTCCCCTTCCCAGAGGCGTTCTGGGAGGCCTCGCCTTGCGCGGGCGCCCCCTCGCAGTGCCTGTATGAGCCTCAGCTCTCCCCGCCCGACGTCAAGCCCGGCCTCCGGGCGCCTCCCGCCTCGCCAGCGCTGGACGCTGCCTCTGCCTTTAAGGGTCCCTACGCGCCCTGGGAGCTGCTTTCTGTGGGGGCCCCGGGGAACTGTGGGTCACAGGGAGGCTACCAGACCGCCCCCGAGGCTCGTTTTCCCGCAATAGGGACCAAGATTGAGGACTTGCTGTCCATCAGCTGCCCTGCGGAACTGCCGGCCGTCCCAGCCAACAGACTCTACCCTAGCGGGGCCTACGACGCTTTCCCGCTGGCCCCGGGTGACTTAGGGGAGGGGGCTGAGGGCCTCCCTGGGCTCCTCACCCCTCctagtggggagggagggagtagCGGCGACGGCGGAGAGTTTCTAGTCAGTACGCAGCCTCAGCTTTCCCCGCTGGGCCTTCGCAGCGCCGCCGCGGCTGACTTCCCCAAACCTCTGGTGGCGGACATCCCTGGAAGCAGCGGCGTGGCTGCACCACCCGTGCCGCCACCGCCGCCCACCCCTTTCCCCCCGGCCAAGGTGCGACGCAAGGGGCGCCGTGGCGGCAAATGCAGCACACGCTGCTTCTGCCCGCGGCCGCACGCCAAGGCCTTCGCTTGCCCGGTGGAGAGTTGTGTGCGGAGCTTTGCGCGCTCCGACGAGCTCAATCGCCACCTGCGCATCCACACGGGCCACAAACCCTTCCAGTGCCGCATCTGCCTCCGCAACTTCAGCCGCAGCGACCACCTCACCACGCACGTGCGCACCCACACCGGCGAGAAGCCCTTTGCTTGCGACGTGTGCGGCCGCCGCTTCGCGCGCAGTGATGAGAAGAAACGGCACAGCAAGGTGCACCTCAAGCAGAAGGCGCGCGCCGAGGAGCGGCTCAAGGGCCTCGGCTTTTACTCGCTGGGCCTCTCCTTTGCCTCCCTCTGA